In Piliocolobus tephrosceles isolate RC106 chromosome 10, ASM277652v3, whole genome shotgun sequence, a single window of DNA contains:
- the PRR13 gene encoding proline-rich protein 13, whose product MWNPNAGQPGPNPYTPNIGCPGDSNPAHRPPVNPLFPSGPCPPPPGPPQGIPAFPPGGPPHPVPQPGYPGCQPLGPYPPPYPPPAPGIPPVNPLAPGMVGPAVIVDKKMKKKMKKAHKKMHKHHKHHKHGKHSSSSSSSSSSSDSD is encoded by the exons ATGTGGAATCCCAATGCCG GGCAGCCAGGGCCAAATCCATATACCCCCAACATCGGGTGCCCTGGAGATTCCAATCCTGCCCACCGACCACCTGTTAACCCACTCTTTCCCTCAGGCCCCTGTCCTCCTCCCCCAGGACCTCCCCAGGGCATTCCAGCTTTCCCCCCAGGTGGGCCCCCTCATCCTGTGCCACAGCCAGGGTATCCAGGATGCCAACCCTTGGGTCCCTACCCTCCTCCATACCCCCCACCTGCCCCTGGAATCCCTCCTGTGAATCCCTTGGCTCCTGGCATGGTCGGACCAGCAGTGATAGTGGacaagaagatgaagaagaaaatgaagaaagctcATAAAAAGATGCACAAGCACCACAAGCACCACAAGCATGGCAAG cattcctcctcctcttcctcctcctcttccagcaGTGATTCTGACTGA